The sequence TTTCTTTGGTGCCTAATAACTTTCATACTAATATTACTTTTATTGAAGCCTTGGTGATGaaggacattcacactgacagtgCTGTGTCTGGTGCTGAAAGACACAACCATCAACATTGCTGTCACTGCTGCTGAAAGACATTCAAACTGACAGTGCTGTACCTAGTGGCATTGAAAgacagtgacactgacagtgcTGTCCCCTTTGCTGAAAGACAGCATCACTAGTGTTGCTGTCCCAGGTGCATTCACACTGATGTTGCTGTGTCTGGTTTTGAAAGATACACGCTGCTGTCACTGGTGCTGaagacattcacactgacattgCTGTTTCCTTTTGCTGAAAGACATTTACACTGATGGTGCTGAATAAGATATTGACATTGCTGTTCCTGGTGTCTGGTACTTtaagacattcacactaacagtgctgtccctggtgctgaaagacaATCACATTGACatttctgtccttggtacttaaTGACATTCAGACAACATAGGTGTCCCTTAAAAAAGCAGGGGTGCCTATCACatctgtccctgatgctgaataacattcacactaacTTCATCATAAtaattattttctttgatatttcAGTGTTGAGAAGGCCCTGCCACTCAGCTCTCTGATGAAGCGAAAGGTCATTGCCCTAGGGGTCATCAACCTTGTTGTGATCGGCATCACATGGATGGAAGTGCGCCATGGCTGGTCCTCACACCCAACTGTCTTCAACGTCTCCTCAAACAGGTTAGCTTGCttccaaaaatagtttcatcacgTTGGTAGATCAAAAGATATAGggtttttcttttatatataattacaCAACCAGATAATCTCACCTTTAATAGCTGACTTTTTGATGCCTCATAGATATCTtcttcagagcttctaactagaGTTCAGCCGTATTTGGGATGGTtcttgccgcaaaagcgccacctacattggctacatatagcggcgagaagcagaactccagttagaagctctgaagaACATGTCTCACAGGTATTGAAACATCAgctaaggtgagattaactggttgtgtaaaagaaaactccttaATCTTAAGTTagctttttcttttcaaaaagaATTCGTAGTCTGCATTCATTTTCCATAGAGGGTAATCAACCATTTCAATTCTCTCATCTAGTAGTCATCCAATGTGCCTTAGGTCAGGAATAAGCTATCACAGATTTTTACTACTTCACTCTAACTAAGGGTGCAGTCACACAGCTTGTGCGATTGCCATACAATTTTGATGcagtaggattttcaagcaggctgtgacagaactaaCCACTGAGAAGGATTCAAGACACCCTTTTGTGTTGCAAGACAGCTGTACTCTGAAGGAAACATGTATGGCTGTCCCAAAAACACCTGAAGTTAGCAATCATATAACGACCGCACGACCTTTGTGACAGTGCCCTAAGTGACTAATTCATCACAGAATGTAACCAGTGCATTTTGCATAAAGGTTGATTGTTGCCTGAATTTACCATTAAGCATAGCAGGCCTTCCTAAATCTAGCATAATATATAGCTTCCTACCTTCCTGAATTGAGCATAAAGTGTTATCTGAACCCCATATGGAGATCCCTATGAATTAGCCACCTCCCTGCCAAGATGCATGTAACCTTCTGACACCAACTTGGTATTGGATACAGGGTTGAGTAATGGGCAAAATGATCCAAAGAGCTGTGCAAACTTTCTTAGACTAGATAAGCTATAATAGTATTCAAAgtgttaatgctagttcacctttattcgtagggTAATCATTATCCCTTaattttaagaacaatgtatttaggggtatcaagtcgacagatggtggtttcaaactgcaatattttaaagatatcacaatttgaaactactgtccatcgacttgatatctctggataccctgtttagcagcaCAACAGATATAGTTTACCCGGCTGATAAAGGTAAACAAACTTTATATCTGAATCAATGTGACATGCTTATATCTGAATGTCACACATCATAAGTGTTGTATCTGAATGTAACACAGAATATACTTGAGACTCCTAAGAATTTCACATTTACGTCTCTCCAGAGCCCACAAATTCCCCTCCAGAAAAGAGAGACCAGACTCAGGAACACTGTTCACCGACCGTGTGCAGCCGTGGTCCCTCCTTCCCTGGTTCCCAGCCAGACGAGAGGTCCACAATGAAGCCAAAGtcgtcaaacctcccagtaagaAGAAACCCGTAAAGCACACTCCTGTGTTGGAAGCTTGTCATCCACAGAGTTTCGAAGACGACTTTCCCGGGTACGGATACAAAAAGTCAACGACAGAGGAAACTGAATGGAAGTTCAACTACACCGCCATCGAAGAACTAAGGTTTGTCGCTGTTAAAAAAGCTAGCaaccatttttacattttttttcactctccgGTCGTGCTAGTTACATTCTTCCCAGAAGGCTCTTACCTGTTCTGACAGGGGACCAAAAACTTTTGTCCTTGTCGTCTTAGACTGCATGGCTATAAAGGCCTTCTCAATAATGTCTTAAACACCTGAATGTCCAAAGCGTGCATATCTCGGAACTTACAAATTTTGTATTGGTAGATGTCTTTTAattcatcattttttaaaacaatttggCATTATTGTGGGGCGCAGGCTGTATTATGAGAGTGTACGTTACATTTTTACTGGGGATGCTTGCCATGTAAGGTCAAAGTCTTGCAAACTGACTTTCTCTTTTCCTTCCCAAGGGAATCCCTTGAGAAGTGCTGCCGTGTTCGAGACCTCTTCATTGCAACTAGGCAGAATGTCCCCAAGGGCTCTCTGCTTAGATTCGATGGGGACAAGTCTGTGCTGAAGATCACCCACAGAACAACTGGCTTACTCCCGCAGGTAAGCAGTTTGGGGCTTTGAacagtaacatctattatcataatatataataaagatggcggcgcatGTTCAATTTTGCCCGTTCAGTCGTatatccgggctattatgcaacggttcttcacacttttgcAAGAGTTGTTGGTAAGGAACAGAAATTTAAGATTcatgttgaatcatgctcgtcttgtgccgtgagcacgtgtgattattatctacaaatctggcgataaatgtgacagtgtgttcgtcccatgacgagctcgcctgcctcaaaaaagaattgaaaacttttggccttgttttCTTCGAATGCAGCGTTATCGAagcctttttaaaaatgtgttgaacacgtggatgtctgaagtgtgcatacctcggaaCTTACTGTTGTTGCACTAGTAGATCTCCTCAAATTCATCGCTGATTTATTTGGCGGTATTGTGATTAGTGCCGGTATTAAGATAATAGATATTAACTGTTGATGACAGTTCGTCTGCTCCACCTCACACGAGGctgaacgatgatgatgatgatgaactgttgatgatgtgtaGCAAATATTACACTGCAATGTTCAGTTTCTTGAATCATACTTGTGTTTGTACAAGTTATATCTGTATCCAATAACAATATGATGTTGAGTATTATTGCCTGACACATTTCAGTTCTACATTGCTACACCACATCACTTcagttgaaaagaaaaaagataacttaaagattttaaaaaacaagACAATCCCTATCTactgaccctatttttttcaggactgttaTCAACCTAACGTCTAGTTTTTAAGTCCTAACCTAATAATATAAGGACTGGAAATCAAATGTGTAGCATACAATTTGAATTTAGACCACATAGACTGAACCTGCATTCTTAAGCCTTGCAAATCTGTTAAGTCAGAAGTAGGGTACTGACCACTACCACTAAATTACTACTTGTACCACTACCTAGTGCAACAtactgtatgatacatgtaatactttgtgttttaaattcagtaaaGCTAGACCTAAGTGATGCTGTAAAATCATTAacttttttcaaagtttgtgATACTTTTCCTCTGGTCACCAGGTATAATGGAAACGGAGATTAAAACGTGTTTGATATGTgaaattgaaacaattctgcagCACAGTAGTCATGCAAGGAAGACATATTCACAGTGTTGTGAATTCACAGTATTTGCCCATTGCCCCACAGAACAGCTCCTTGAGTGGGCAGTTCTTTAAGAGCTGTAGTGTGGTGGGGAACGGAGGGATCCTCATGGGCAGCAAGTGTGGCAACAAGATCGACACCTCAGAGTTTGTTATAAGGTTGGTCCATTCCAATTCTCTCatcaattttgcaaatacatatATTCAAAATTATGCAATGGtgtagggttaatgacctgccctgaggtgtatatggtaTAATACATCACcggttcctataaccaccgaataaataACCGAGTCCGACAACCAACATGAAATGGgtcctcctgattggtcgaTGTCGATCACTATATGATTATCATTGATACTCAGATgattgtaaatgtattaatcATTTTTACATGTAATTAGTAACAGGTTCAGTTTTTCAAGTCACGTTTTCCTGACACTACTTtaaatctgaataaagtcaaagtcaaatctcATGCCTGTTGCACATCAGAATTCAAAACTCATTGTGCTCTGTGTAACTTATTAAAATGGTAagttttgaaacaaacaaatattaccTCATTTATGAACCTATGCAGGTTtgttgtagcctgggtaccatccggaaagtagttcgctccgacgttgattatatactatatacagtcgcttctagctctgacattcattatacactatatacagtcgcttctctgtgtttccgtctgggaacgcggaccatctcaacgtctggaatcgtccaaattttggacgcagacgctgattggtccccacataggagcgaattatggaatgggttcatgtgatcgttcgaaccggtgttccaacaccggaaaagccccaCGTCCCCTTGCTTGCGCATGTGGGcgccggcctgttgtcatcgaacgagtgctctagaacccattccttgattcgctcatcaactggcgtcaccaccaaacggtttgaatgcgcacgtctccagacggatagcagaagtgaacataggagcgaactgctatccggatggtacccaggctaggtttgttgcaggtagacaccagaaatacctgcacagctccaattttacctgcaagtGGTATATCAATACTGTCACATACTTTACAATCtccagcaggcttttagccaggcagcCATACAGGTGTACATTGTACggcctgttaaaaaaataactcaaattgtatggccttacactggggagcacatcctctgacaagcatgaaattctgattgaccagggatgctacagaTGCtatgtggcctgtctgacagtaaatttaaTCATTGccccaaatttgcacctcaagaTGTGGGAAAcggtgtttcagagagttataaatttcaaaattttctgagtGAGCATGTCCCCAGACCCCTACAATACTCGCACCTGCAGCGCTCGCCGAacggcaagaaatttggacaccctatgataaaatcctagctaaaagcctgatctCCAGACAGTATTCCTCCCTTCCTGACATCTTTtcttccctctctccctctgcaGATGTAATCTGGCTCCAGTTAACGCTGTGTTCAGTGAAGACGTCGGGTCCAAAACCTCCCTGATAACCCTCAACCCCAGCATCCTCGAGAAAAAGTCAGTCGTAACTCTTCGACTTTAGATATTGTATTTTGATTTGACTTTCTTTGAGATGTTCTGTTGGAAGTTCAGGGTAGCCTGGTTGCAAAACATTTCATGCAATTTCTTTAAAATCACATAATCATCGTTAGATCTTTATTAGACTCTTGGCAAGTTTAATCATTGAATTCTGAGAAACCAATTCACTGTCTAACATTTGATCGGATTGCAAACCTTCCTTATTAAAGTAGTCTACAATTTCTGTAAAAACTTGGCCAATGTAAATGCAACTCATCATGTAGCCTTGAAGCACTTCTGAACCGTATTAACAATACTCGTCTAAGCTTCTATATTAGCTTGCAAGTTCATCATAGCAGTGTGGAATTCGTTCTGAAGCAAGACTGAACTGATGCAAGGTACCTGAGATAAATCTGCACTGTCTTGATATAAAATTACAAGGCTACCCTTTTCTTCCTGATTCAACTATTGTTCTTTGTGGTGTTGTTGGTCTTTGCTAAAATCTGTccttttgtttgtctgtttgtttgtttgtttgtttggtccTTTGTTTGCTGTACACATGTCCCCGTGATGTGCAGTTTGTGCCTTCTGTGTGTGTTACTGTGGATTTCAAAGGTAACGACATTTGTTCTGAAAACCAAAGTTCCTTTTTGAACTCTCGGGAAAACTGAGTTTACACTTTGTCCTTTTTCAAATCCTTTCTAATAAATATTCTATGACTTATTTCTTAAGTGTTTCCCCAATAACTTTTATAACAACATTGattttctgtgaatttcttgtatGATCATAGTGTCTTCCTGTACCTTTTTTAGAGTAATAACATTAGTGTGTTCTTTTTGACCCTAGGTATAAGAAACTGAGTGAAAGGGGAGTTCGGAACGCCTTCCTGCAGGACATCAGTGCTTACAATGACAGTCTGATCTGGATTCCTGCCTTCTCCTATCGGAGGAACATGCAGCTGGCGTACTATGCACATAAAACTCTTCAGGTCAGTTCCATCGCCACACCCAGGGTTCTAGtcagcatccgtccttccgtcctttgacggaattttgcttgCTTGCCAAAacaaaggaaatagcatttcagagggtctagatttcaagatttttccGGGGAGCAATTATGCACCCTGACCACCTTAGGATTGTCGAacctttgacaggatttccattcaaatcCAGGGTACGGAAAAACATCCACAGTTGGAGAATGCCCTTTTCTACATATGTTTATGTTCTTTGAAAGAATGTTTCATTTTAGTTTCTGAGTCAAAGGTTAAGTCAACTGGCCTATGATATGTTAACTTTTCAATTGGTTGTAGCATTCAGGaatcaaaatacatttgtacccaTTGTAATTGTTGCACAATAAAATTTGATTCATTGCTTGTAACAAGTACTagctagttgggcagccttgGCCACATGCTTGCCAAATAGTTAGAataacatacataaaacatGCACATAAAAGCCTTCAGGTCACTTTTAATACCACCCATCTATCATATATTCTGTAATTGGCTTCATGCTGGATTGGAATCCTATTGGGAAAGACTTGGCACTGCACAGTCTGGGCAAAGATGCCCACTTATCATGAGAAGTGTGTCAGGCTTTTATTGGTATAATTGTGATTACTCTTCACAGTCAGAGGTTGtgttgtgaggagcttacattTGGCAGGGATAAATTGCAAGGTTCTGTAATGGCGGCCTGTAATCAGAGCAATACAGCAGCAATTGCCCCAGTTATGGCCATATAGCAGGGACTGTAAGGTTGAGCCAGTCACACCAGGATGGACGACCTTTTTTGATACAATATAACTGTGGTGGGTTTGaagtgtggctgtcctcaaacatgggacttCCATTAATTatactgtttccaaaatcatatccagctcaagtaactgctatttggtgtatagCTTACTGAGTTATGAAGGCCTGAGTACATGctagttgaacaaagtaaacctTATGACTGACATTGgcaatgtaaaatgtatctgATGTAAAATGTATCTAATGTTTTTGTAGGGTGCTAATGCCCAGCAGAGAGTTGTGTTTCCCCATCCAAACCACCTACGCATGCTGGGCAAATACTGGAGCGACCAGGGACTACCACAGGGGAAGAGACTGTCAACTGGTCAGTAGGAAAATTTGCTGCTGCTGTTGTACATCCATTACAaaaactgtaaatcttgaaacgtttgcagtggttttattctCACCCTTTTTCCGATTTATTACTGCACTTGTTTGAACcacattgacaacaaaattccCTTTCCCCTTCTACCGTAAAATTAAGCCCCATGAAAGTAAAAGAATTAAGTCCATTAGCTGTATCATGTTTTCATGGTTCTTTTTCTTTGCTCCTTCACAGCATGTTATATAAGAACAAAAAATGGGGTTTTAAAAATTGtatcaatgtacaaaatgtatcatcaGTGGTAACAAGATGTATATATCGCATGCAAAGTAAGTGCTCTATTCATAAGTAAACTCAACTGGTAatgataagaaaaaacaagttaATTTGAAAGATGGGGAAATCCCGGCGTATACGTAATTGTAATCAAGAGCAGATTTCCCGCCACGCGGCAAACACGTGATGCAATCTGATTGGTCCAGACATTATTACCCCACAGTCAAcggaaaacaagaaacaagctTGTCATTCTCCTAGGCACAGTCGGACCATGCGGTTATATTGTTTTTGCCTGAAGGCTAAATATCATGATGTTGCTGTTGAAGTATTCACTGTCTTACAGCTGCCTCTTGTTTGTTGTTATCTACAGGTTTGTTTCTCGCGAGCGCCGCCATCTCCTATTGTCAGGAGGTTCACCTGTATGGCTTCTGGCCGTTTGACGTGAACTGTCAGGGAAACAATGTGACGTACCACTACTACGACAAGGGTTACCAGAGCAGCGGCCACTCCATGTCGTCCGAATTTGTACAATTGCTGAAGCTGCAGGACAAGAGGGTTGTACATATAACCACAGAAAAGTGTCAGCCTTAACCGTACAAGAAACTGTCTTTTTATGGAAAGTCCACTCTGGACAAGGCTGCGCTCCATCTTTTGTTCCTAGGAATGTGTTAACATGGTGTCCCATTTCTTAACCTTGAGTTTCAAGTCAAGTAGCCtctaggagaattcttttttgcttacgtttcgatgtctctcagacaccttcgtcagagcttctaactggaattctgcttctcaccgctacaTGTAGCCAATGAGAGACATcgaacgtaagcaatgtaagtacctgctggttgtgtcgAAAGAATTCTGCTATATCCtatatgttctaccaacctgcaGCTATCATCTGGTGTCCATTAGCTCCCAAATCACTCCTAACCATGCATAGTGTGGAGAGTCGtgagctaaattcggctatgtgtaacctaggcttTAAGCATCCTTGAGGCACCACCAAATACGTGACCCCCATTTtgtgtcccttccaaaagacaggtgcagccccaaccaagattgCCCTTCCCAGTGTTTTGAACCGATGTCTCCCAGTTATTGACTAATTGGAACCACAAGCTCAACTGCGAGGCTTCGCTACCAGTTTAGCTACTGGGACATCCCACTTTGAGAACCTGGAACAAAAAGTCCACCTACAGTAGGTTGGTAAAGAAGGCTACAAGTCAATAGACTGATCCAACTTGATTAGACATGAAAATTTCCAACTCTCCTcagactagtctgtgtaacacaaactctgctgtccagggctgtaactggcccctccggcggatgttgggtgggctgctataagcgagatttaatcaggatTTCCTCAGACTAGTGTAttgacttgaagttgaaacTCACCATTTAATAATACACCACACCACACTACACATATTCCTAGCAAAAAATTGTGATATTCATGAAGCATGGGTTTGTCCAGAGTGAATATTCAATAAAACGCCAGCCTTAATTGTACAACACAGCTGTAGTGATTTATTCAAGAAATGTGAACTCTAAATCTTGCTAACGTTGTCAAACTTTTTCAGGGAGCTCCTACTGATGGGTCACCTTTCAATAGCGTCTGAATAGCAATAGGGAGTGTTGAATCTAGATCGTAAACCCAGAATATAGCAATGACAAACATACTGTTTCTTGTGTCAAAAGAGACTGGCTAAAATCCAGTTATGCTTAGAAGATGCCTGGATTGCAGGCTAGTGTTttagctg comes from Branchiostoma floridae strain S238N-H82 chromosome 19, Bfl_VNyyK, whole genome shotgun sequence and encodes:
- the LOC118406661 gene encoding alpha-N-acetylneuraminide alpha-2,8-sialyltransferase-like; its protein translation is MKRKVIALGVINLVVIGITWMEVRHGWSSHPTVFNVSSNRAHKFPSRKERPDSGTLFTDRVQPWSLLPWFPARREVHNEAKVVKPPSKKKPVKHTPVLEACHPQSFEDDFPGYGYKKSTTEETEWKFNYTAIEELRESLEKCCRVRDLFIATRQNVPKGSLLRFDGDKSVLKITHRTTGLLPQNSSLSGQFFKSCSVVGNGGILMGSKCGNKIDTSEFVIRCNLAPVNAVFSEDVGSKTSLITLNPSILEKKYKKLSERGVRNAFLQDISAYNDSLIWIPAFSYRRNMQLAYYAHKTLQGANAQQRVVFPHPNHLRMLGKYWSDQGLPQGKRLSTGLFLASAAISYCQEVHLYGFWPFDVNCQGNNVTYHYYDKGYQSSGHSMSSEFVQLLKLQDKRVVHITTEKCQP